One Rhinolophus ferrumequinum isolate MPI-CBG mRhiFer1 chromosome 10, mRhiFer1_v1.p, whole genome shotgun sequence genomic window, GTGTCTCAAATCTCCCTATCCTTAATAAAAATCCAAGAAGACCAGTCATTGGAATTAGGACCCATCCTAAATTCAGGATGATCTCATCCTGAGATCCTTAATctaacatctgcaaagacccaatttccaaataaggtcatattctcaGGTGTTGGGGGTGAAGACGTGGACATATTTCTTTGGAGAATATTATTCAATCGAATTACACTCCCCTTTCAGTCCTCAACTTGACTTTTCTGCACATGTGATGCTATTGATCTTTCTCTTGGAAACTACCATTTCTGTTGGCTTCCAGGATGCCCGCCCTCCCTGTCAGGCTGATCTTCCACAAGCTCCTCTATGGGTTCCTCCTCTTCTGCCCAGCCCTGAAAAGCTAAAGTCCCTAAGATTCTGTCCTGTCCTTAGCTCTCTACTTCTCTTAATCTCCTTCAGGCAATGACATTCATTCCCATGATTTTAACAAAGACAAAAGAAGCCATCTGGGGATTAAGAGGCCGTGTTATTGCCGATTTTAGGGCTAGAATGGGCCTGTGACTTAACCTAATAGCAATAGGAAAGGAATGTTAAAGGGTCCAAAGAGAGGCCAAAGGAACACaatattttaagatttctctGATCTTGGTATTTGGGATGGACTGGATGAGAAAAAGAGATTAGAAAACTAGGGACTCTTTGGGAAGTTACTGCTATAATCCAGGTAAGTGATGAGGCGTCCTGAGACCAGGCTGCCaccaagagagagagagagggaggaagagaactAATGTTTTACAGGGCAGCTATCGTATCGACAAAAGGATGTCTAGACCtatagaaaatttttatgagagttcatttgagccaaaATTTTGACAACATGTCCAGAAACAAGATCTCAACTGACtgagaaaatggcagttttgagAAAATGGCTCCAgggaatggcagttttgcagcaaattttatacattagaaccaaaggaggagacataaagagggttacatgaaatccatcggtgatagattaagggaccgggagaaagcaaagcagagaaatCTCTAGggttggataaaaagcaaaatggagacacacacacttcttttacatggATGGGtcaggatagttaacatttacagcacgtAGAAATGGTATGCAGGCAGTAAGATAACAGTGAGGAGTCTCGTGGTCTCGTGCTCTGGTACCAGTGTTGTGCTTCTgagggtctggaaaagaaaattcctttgaCATTTCTGAGGTATGTGATCCTAGATCCATAAAAACAATGGACGGGCCTTGCTTAagataaagattgacctttgctaaggaagctaGGGTCCTGGGATGTGACTACTACCATGGCCTGTCCAGTCAGGAATTTATTGGGCCTCGCTTAagataaagattgacctttgctaaggaagctaGGGCCCTGGGATGTGACTACTACCATGGCCTGTCCAGTCAGGAATTTATTGGCAAatcatcctgtgtggttacttttggtcactgcTTTTGTCAGCCTTGCCATgagacccctccccccaattatgtagcccctttttcattcacaatAGTAGGGTACTTTATATATGCTTCAATTCTCACCACAGTCCTGTAAGGAATAGATTTttacatccattttacagatttaaaaaagctcagagaggttaagtgactcacccaaggtcacacagtaaattAGTTGCCATGCTGGGGGCATAAACCCAGGTGTCCCTGAGTCTAGAAATCAGATGGAAGGAATGAAtctgtgaaataatttattataagacTTGCCAGGACTTAATGATGGAACATACAGGAGGAGAAAAAATAGCAAGGGACATAATGCACTGGAGAAAACTGGGGAATTTTGAACAATGAGTGTGAGTGGTAAGTGGTGGGGAGATCATGAAAATGTGGCTTCCATAATATTTAGTCTGAGATGGTAAAGACGTCTTGTGCACAGATGCAAATATTGGACTTGGGGTCAGGAAGGGAGATAGGGTTTGAGGAGCATCAGTCAAAAGGGCACGTGGCCAACTGAGTGGTCAGGAGGTGGCGATGACAGAGGCTGAGGCTGGTGACTTGTGGGAGCATTTTACCTGATTTTTCTGAAAGGTGCTGCGGCATTTAGAGGTCCCATCCCCAGTTCCTTCCTAAAGACATTTTCTtaacttttgatttctttaaCTCCATTTCCCCAGAAAGGTAGGAGAGTCGGGGAGGCCATCAGAAATAAGCTCCCCAGTAAACCTTGCTGGCAGGCAGCCAGGTGAGACTGAGCAGACTCAGCAGCTGCAGCTCTCCTGGCTGGGGGTGGAGTGCTGGCGCTAGTCTCAGGTGATTGGCAACAGGGGAGGGTGAGCTGACCTAGGGAATGCCAAGTAGTGGGGTGCTGGCAGGGTGGCTTGTGCTCACAATCCATTTGTCTGACCTGACAGAGCTTTGTCAAGTGTTGGTAATGGACCTGGCATTTGGAatttgagccttttttttttctcgtgAGATCCAGGAGAGACCAGAATGAACCAAACTctagttttttccttttgcaatgcATTGGCTTGTCTCTGGCCTGCTGTCACAACCCTATAATTGCcaccagatttcttttttttgttacgCACTGCAAAATAGACCCCACAAGAACCTGAGAACGTAGTGTGGACCCAGCTGAGACAACGTCTTGGTTCACCCATATCAGGGAGTTCAAGAGTTCCCTTAAACTCCCTCCAAACACAGAGCTCTAGCACAGATCATTCCTCTGCCAGGAAagccccctccctccttatcCTGCACAGCTTGGTGGGGGAAATGGCCCCCCCACTTCTCTAGCCACTCCTCCGCTGACCTGCCTGAGCAGCGCCCTCTCTCTCCCATGGCACTCATTCTCTCTCATGCCTCTGCTTTGTAGAGTTCCAGTTGTAATCTCACACTTATTTGTGAGATTATCTGATTGTTTCATTCCCCGGAGGTGTTGGAAGCTCCAGGAGGGGAGGGACCCTGCCTGCTTTGGCTGTGACACGCCCCCCCCTCACTGTGCCTGCGCACTTGGCCACAATGGTCTGGGTCTGCTTGCTGACTTTGCTGCCAGATGTCTAGATTCCACGTCAGGGGATTGCTTCATTACCAGGGGTTCTTTCTCTGGTATCTGGGGAGGAGATTGGAGACCCTCCAAAACTATTTGCAGCATTTTATGTGCATTAGCAGGTGTGCGTTTGGGATGGAGGAGAGTCCAGGGTTTTCATCAGACTCAAAGAAAAGGATTCTTTCCTGTGCAAAATGCTTCATAGCAGCCTGTGGCTTCCTAGATCCTTCCTGCttgcttctttcctctttctgttttccatgCCGTCCTTCTCTAATTATTTGAGAACTTACCTGATGGGGTATCTTGTTTTTGTCTGCTCATCACCCTTCTCTTTATTTGCAGTAATATAACATCTTCTTTTAGAActcgcacacacacgtgcacacacacgtgcacacacatgcacacgcagaGTGAGGCTGCCAATGAAAGGTCCCTCTAGGGTGAACATGTGACCTTCCCTAGCGGGAAGAAACGTAACTCACCCAGGACCAGTAGAGGCTCTTTTGGGTTTTGAAACAGATGCTGGAAGAAAGGTGGCAGGACAGACGTCCTGGCTAATTCCTGGAGCTGCTGCCTGTGAGGAGAGTGCACGTTCACACACTTGCTGGGGGTCGTCTTTGCTACCACATGGGAGGATATCCCTTGAGAAGGAGGCCAACAGAGAGGAAAACTGAGTCACATGATAGAGAGAAAGGGGGGTGTgcggaaaagagaaagggagagtcTATCCTGAAGGCAGACCCAGTCATGGCTTAATCTTACCTTCCCCAAACTTTCCCCCTTAACACGCCAATGTCATCCCCTTCCTCACTCAAATCAGTTGGAGTTGGACGTCTGTCATTTACAACCCAAAACACTCTTACCAGTTGTCTCAGTCAgctcgggctgctgtaacaaactaccatagactgggtggcttagacaGCAAACGTTTGTTGGTGTGcacagatggagggagagagaaggagcaagctctctggtgtttGTTCTTATAAGGGTAGTAACGCCATGATGAGGGCCCCGTCCTCATGACCTTGTCTAAACATAAAAGCCTTCCGAAGGCCCCATCTTCAAATGCCATCGTATCGCGGAATAGGTCAGAGTCCACTCGATGGCATGTAATACACATGTGCATAGTCAcatgattcacaatagccacagggtagaaacagcctaaatggccattgacagatgaatggataaagaaaaggtggtgtACACTTCAAGTGGAATATCAATCagcttaaaaaggaatgaaattttgatacatgctacaacacagatgaaccttgacgATACAGAGAGAGTGCAAAGACAATGCAACTGATCTCTTcgctctttttctcctttccacatctaagaaatacagtgaatgttcgTATGCAGCTCCCTTATCCCTCCATGGAGCCTGCCTCTTGCAGTGGCTCCGACAGTTCCCCAAAGTTCCTGCTATTCACAGCCCCGGCTGaatgaagaggaaaggagaactCCACTCATTCCTGAGGCCCGCCCACCAGCCTTCACTCCAGTCCTCCATTCCCACCAAGGGAGCAAGGGAGGTGGTCCTGCCAGCAACCCACCTTTCCCTGCACATGCTGCCTCTTACCAGTGGCACCTCAGGTGTGTTCAGGTTAACGCTGGGTTGGGAAAGACGTGTAGGCAACCATTCTTCCCACCTCCATTATAAtctccctgccctcctttccCATCTCTGTCCCCTATTCTTCTAGACTTCTCCATCTCCCCCCTAATTCTCTCCCTTCTGTCCTGTTTATGTCACCACCCACTCACTTTCCTGTCTCAACCCACTTGCTTCCATTTCAGGTTTCAATATGGGGTTGGGAGCTGAAAGAAGGGGTGTTCCTCTCTCTATTGTTGCTGGGGCCTTCAGCAGGTCGTTAGCTCACCCACCTAAGGGAGCTGTTGACTTGGTCACTTGCATTTCCTGGGAGAGGCCATGTCCCCTATTTCCTCTCCCAGATtcctggggggtggaggagatAGACCCCCCCCACCTCAAGCCTTTCACAGGCAAACCAGATTCAGGAAAACCTCCTTTTCTGGCAACAGTGGGTAGGCGTTGCCTCAAGGCTCCCCtaagaatcttttttcttttgttggatGTGCATCTAAAATAGATTTGAAGTTTACCTGTGGCAGCTAGAGACCCCACTGTTGGCGAGTAAGGAAAAGGAACCTTCAGCTTCTTTGCTCCCTTGTGTTGGGTGCAGTGAAATGCAAGCTGGGAAATACTACTACTGcttaatgatgatgataaaaagaCTCCCCAGGACCCAAAGAAGCTCCCCACAAGTTTGCGAAACAGCCCACCTGCTGCAACTCTACAATTAATAATAGCCAGCAAGAAGAGGCCGTGCAGGTACACCTGCTTTAGGGATGTATCTGGACAAGTCAGAGGCTCAGAGGCTCGCAGTTTGCTCCCATCACCTCTGTTGAGCGCTTCGCGAAGGACTGTGGGCTCCCGGCCCCTCTCAGTGAAGAAGCTGAGACGCAGCAGCCTTGGCTGCCGCCCAGCGGCCCCATCTGTAATCTTCCTGCCCAATGTGGCTCGCACCAGATCTTAGCAGCTGCAAGAGACAGGCGCAGGCTGCCCCGAAAAGCCAGCTCTGCGACTGGTGACTCAGCAGGGGAGGTGCAGATGGGACTTGGGGATGGAGGGGCCAGCACTGGTGACAACCAAGTGCTTTTGAGCAGAAGACAAAAAGCTGAGTCCTGAGAACAAGCCCAGCCGCAATTGCTATCTAATGAATTCACAGTAATTCCATGTGTGTCACTGAATCCTCCTTGCGGGTTTAGACAGATCCCCTGCTTCTTGCTTCCTAAAATGCAGTTTGAGTCAAGGTCTTGATTCCACCAAGTGacccctctttccttttctgccaTCCACCACCAAGCCCAAGCCCAAGCCCAAGCAATTATACAGGAGCATCCAGAGAGTTGTGGGTGGACATTTTCCTTtattcagagtttttttttttttccttcttttttttttttgaaaggaacGGCCAGAGCAAAAAGATGGTGCCAACGCACCAGGCATCAGAATGCCCCCTGCACGTGCAGGACACTGATGGGTGCTCACTCTGGACCTGGTGACTGACAAATGTGCCCACAAAGACGATGTGCCCACAGCTGCAAAAGCCCCTGGTCCCTccccatttttcttaatttcaagattccccacccccacccaccccaggtcGTCTTGTCATTCTCCATAAGCGAATCTCCTAGTAAATTGGGCTTTTACTCCTGTAGGCTCAgagccctccacccccaaataATAAACATGCATCCCCTAGAGATAAAGGGAAATCGACACAGGGTGCTGGAACACGGAGAGATGGCAAGCTTCATATCTCAGCATCCTCCAGCTTGGGAGAAAGGCTACCATCCTACcagtgagagaaggaaagagggtggAGGCCACACCACCTTTCCCATCCCCCAGGGACCGGGCTTGTGGCCCCACGGCTCACACCCCGGCAGGTCTGATTTGAAACAGACCCCTTCTCTTGGGAAAAAGACATTTGGGAGCTAGCTGATGCAGGCTCACCTGAACATTTAAACCAAAAATTTCTTCTAGCTCAGTTTCTGTTCAACCCAAAGGTCGCATCCTGCTCTCTCTAGGGGCTTTCGGGTGCTGGAAGTCCCCTACCTGGCTGGGAGCCTCCCCCGCAATCTGTGGGCCCTGTGGTAGGTGTTTGGTGGCAGCGACCCTTCACCACCCAGCCTCCCTGCATTCTCCCAGAGGGGTCTTGGGTTTTTCTCAGCATCTCTCCCCATGGTCTGCGGTGGTGTCCTGGCTTGGTGGAGCCCTGGGCGAAAGGAGAAATGTCAGGTGCCCTTGCTTTCTGTCCTCTCCTCATCGGCCGTCTGGGTGTTGCTGACAGCTCGAAGCTGCCCCTGGGCCGCAGGCTTCACTGACAGGACCAGGCGTTTGCGGAATGTCTCGCAGAGCACGATGTACACGAAGGGGTTGAGGCAGCTGTTGGCATAGCCCAGGCTGATGGCCGCGTTGTACAGGTAGACAAAGGTGAGCGTTGGGCGGCTGATGGACAGCTGGGTCAGCTGTAGCACGTAGTAGGGCGCCCAGCACACAAAGAAGACCAGGCAGATGGCGATAGCCGTGCGGGTCACCCTCTTTGTTCGCAGCCGGATGCTGCGTTGAGAGGCGGGAGCCACGGAGGATGTCATGCGCTGCAGGATCCTCACGTAGGCGGCCGTGATGACCACGAAGGGCAGAGCAAAGGCCAGGAAGAACTGGTACAGGGTGAACCAGTAGAGGTCAGTGTCCGGGTTGGGCAGGCGGATGCCACAGCCCACGGTGCCCCCTGGGAAGGGGATGAGCCTGGCGTAGAGCCACACAGGGGTGATGCTAATAAAGGACAGGGCCCATAGGAGGCAGATGGCCAGGGCGGCCATGGAAGGCTTCCGGAACTTGGTGGAGGAGATGGGGTGGACCGTGGCCAGGTAGCGGTCGATGGCCATGGCGGTCAGGATGTAGGTGCTGGTGAACTGACTGTTGGCGTCCATGGCCGTGATGAGGGTGCACATGGTCTCTCCGAAGTGCCAGACCCCGTTCCCCATGAGCTGGTGGATCATAAAGGGCATGCCCAGGAGGAAGAGCAGGTCCACCACCGACAGGTTGATGATGAAAATGTCAGGCACGTTGCTGCACCAGTGCAGCTTGGACTTCTTCACCACCGCGAAGATGACCGTGGAGTTCCCCACAATCCCCAGCAGGCAGATGGTGCCGAACACCGAAGGCATGATGATGTTGATATAGGACACACTCCCTGTGCGAGGACGCAGCCCTGGGGACAGAAGGACCCAGTGTCAGTCGCTAGACATGGACTCTGCTCTCTAAGGGCCGACATCCGACTGGCGTGCTCAGCCTCCCGCGACGCGCCTGCTGACCTCTTCACCCACCCCTGCCATTCCGGCTGGGGACCCACCGTTTATCTGGGTCCTCTCCTACCATTCTCCGGCCCCACACTGTTACTAACTCATCCTGTCCCCTCGCCCTCCTCCACCCGTTCCCTGGTCAATCCTACCAGATTCTCCGGCACCACCTGCACCACCCATGAGTGGAAGGACCCAGTCCTTTGTCTCCTGCATTGTCTCAGAAGATGCAGAGTCAACAACCACAGCTGTCTACAGAGAATTATTCTGTGGGCCCTGGGCTTCACCAGGAAACCTCAGGAGGacatgaaagtgtgtgtgtgtgtgtgtgtgtgtgtgtgtgtgtgtgtatgcggaTGCACCCACGTGTATGTACTTTATCTTTTCCTATTTGCAGCCCTGatcatttcattttagaaatcaCTGGTTGAAGCTGTGCACTGATTTCTGGGCATCTCTGTGGGCGACTGTCTTGTGGAAGCTTCTGCTCACCAggcctgcagcccctcccctctcctgggttCCTATCAGGGATTTCTTTGGGCTGTATCTCAGGAGTCTGGACTTCCCGGGTAAGCACATACTGAAGCTGTATGTTACTGCCCAACTGCCTGAGAATTTTCTCCACAcaaaccttttctctttttcccttccttcccttctctctcaaaGCTAGAATTGCACGGCATCTCAGCTCTGGAAATGTCAACAGGAAAGTTAATCCCTGTGAGTTATCCCCTCCCGGCGGCCTTTTCCAGGGTGCAGTCAGGATAGTTCAGAGCACATTATATTAGTTTGGTGTAAAAAGCCGAGGGGATAGGTGAAGCCTCCAGCTGCCTCCCCACATACTATCCTCCAGCTTCTCTCGCTAGCTTTTCCAGCCTggaatttttttctgcaaagcCTATTTGGAACTCAtgaggccaccatcccttgccacTTTGGAACGTGCCTTTGCtcctgcccctgcctgccccgcccccttctccccttcccctcctggcAAAGCAGACTGCAGATCTTGTCCCTAAGAACTGTAATAAAGTTTCCCAGGCAGTTTGGCTCAGAGGTGAAACCTTCCCGTTTCCCACCCCGAGCACGGAGGAGGGAGGCTCCCCTCCAACACTACTCACCGGCAGAGGTGAGGTTATCCGGACCATCCGAGGTGTTGCTGGCATTGGGGCCAGTGGGCAACAGCAACGAAGCTTCCAGGTCCATCCTGCCGGTGCCCGGTCGCCTGCTGGCACGTCCGCCCACGCAGGCTGCGGCAGCCTCTACTGCCCGCCCGCCTTGTCCCGGAGCACGAGCCCTGCCGTCCAGAAAGGGGTCTTCCTCACAGCCTGGCAACCTCTGCTGCCTTCAAGCCCCACtgctctccccacttcctcctttctggctcccactgACATCACCTAGACACATTAACATTCGGAGGCAGATGCACATTAACCTCTTCAGTCCCGCGCTGCAGCTCCCACTTCTGACTGCCTGCAGCGCCGGGGGCCCAGGGCTTAGGAACCCCAGCAGGGAGGGGCTTCCTTCCCACGGCACTTGGGGCTGTGTGTCCTGTGCTCACAGGGAGAGCTGCTTGCTTCCTGTGAGGCTCTGGGAAGGCCAATGGGCTGCCTCCCCCAAGGAAAGACAGACCCTGGCCTGACCCCTGACCCACGTGGTGGGGACAGAATGACTGTTCACAGAGCTTGGGAGCGGGAGGCCTGGACCACAGCATGTCGGCCCCCCAGGTCCCCTCCGCCCCTCCTAAAGCCCCACGATTCCTCCCCTCTCACTGGGGACACTGCCAGCGTGCTTCCGAAGCTGAGGAATTCCTGGCTACTGAGCCTTTGACGGGCACTCAGAGGGTCTTAGGTCACCTCATGCTGGCGATGGCCAGGGTCTCAGAGACCAGAAGGCGACAAACTCCCAAACTCCCACCTGCACAGGATCAACCTGGAGCAGACTCACAGAGGTTTCCCTTTTCTAAATGCTCTGAGGTGCTTGAGGCTTTACCTGAGACTCCTTGAGACAAATTTCAGAGCATCGGCGCCGCAGAGATCATCAGCTAGGAGCCGCCTTCGAGGACAAAGCATGGAGTGAGTTCTCTGCCAGCCTCCAGGGCCCCTCCCGGCCAACGACTCCAGGGGTTTAAGGTAACCACAGTCTGATGCTTACATCTTTCTTTGGTCttagttatttatttgctttgtccaacaaatatttattgagcacgtactacttgccaagcactgttctaggttctGTAGTGAAAAAAGCAATAATGTCTCCGAGTCCCTGTCCTCATGAAGATGACATTCAAGTTGAGGAGGAGACGGAAAATAtagcccccccccaaaaaaaggacaATTTATGATATTGGTAATGAGTGCCATGAAAAATCTAAAGCAAAGTGAGAGGCCCAGGGAACAGCGGGGAGGTGGAGGTTGCTGTTTTGCACAGGCCTCTCTGAGCTTTGAGAAGAGTCTGGAAGGAAGTGAAGAAGCATGTTTGGAGGAAGAGCATCCAAGCCCTAGGAATAGCCAGTGCtaaggccctgaggcaagagtGTGCTAGGTGTCTCTGAAGGTCAGTGTGGCTGTAGGGGAGCAACGGGGAGGTTAGCAGAAGATGATGTCAAAGAGGAAATAGCGGGAAGGGCGGATTCTGTCAGGCCTGTCAACCATCTTAAGGACTTGGTCTTTTCCTTTAGGGGAAATAGGAGTCATGTGTCCCTCAGCTGAGGAGGGACACAaccacatgtgtgtgtgtgtgtgtgtgtgtgtgtggtttttaaaagattttataggggaaggggaacaggactttattggggaacagtgtaaatccaggactttttcttggggaacagtagtgtgtttttcccaggactcatcagctctatccaagtcaggttgttgtcctttcaatcttagttgtggagggcgcagctcagctccaggtccagttgccatttctagttgcagggggtacagcccaccatcccttgagggaatcgaaccggcaaccttgtggttgagaggacgtgctccaaccaaccgagccaccctggagctgagcggcagctcattgatttcattctagttgtggagggtgcagttcgcTGGCCCATGCGGAAATCGAATCAGCAGCCCcgctgcccagagctcgcgctctaaccagctgagccacctgtccaccctcacatgtgtttttaaaagatcagtcTCCTGCTGgggagcaagggaaacaaactgaaaaaagtattttagctTGGATTCCCTTGAAcgcagagcctgagacaaggacTTACGGGCAATGGCTTTCCTGCGAGATGACGCAGGGAGCAGGCATGCGGGAGCAGGGCCAAtgagatgggaaaggagaaaagggcgC contains:
- the MCHR1 gene encoding LOW QUALITY PROTEIN: melanin-concentrating hormone receptor 1 (The sequence of the model RefSeq protein was modified relative to this genomic sequence to represent the inferred CDS: inserted 1 base in 1 codon; substituted 1 base at 1 genomic stop codon), with product MSVGARKEEVGRAVGLEGSRGCQAVRKTPFWTAGLVLRDKAGGQXRLPQPAWXGRASRRPGTGRMDLEASLLLPTGPNASNTSDGPDNLTSAGLRPRTGSVSYINIIMPSVFGTICLLGIVGNSTVIFAVVKKSKLHWCSNVPDIFIINLSVVDLLFLLGMPFMIHQLMGNGVWHFGETMCTLITAMDANSQFTSTYILTAMAIDRYLATVHPISSTKFRKPSMAALAICLLWALSFISITPVWLYARLIPFPGGTVGCGIRLPNPDTDLYWFTLYQFFLAFALPFVVITAAYVRILQRMTSSVAPASQRSIRLRTKRVTRTAIAICLVFFVCWAPYYVLQLTQLSISRPTLTFVYLYNAAISLGYANSCLNPFVYIVLCETFRKRLVLSVKPAAQGQLRAVSNTQTADEERTESKGT